One window of the Kallotenue papyrolyticum genome contains the following:
- a CDS encoding tyrosine-type recombinase/integrase — translation MASTSLAIAAAIAQWLADLAETRSPETVASYTYTLRSWQRWLVSTQPQVQRLDQLTTPLLRAYVEHLAARRLDDRTLHHHVGVLTRWLDALINSGELAGIPNQRGRLLTAAGVRAVLTQRLPRPTPPVAPRVPNLQRLPAYYDAELRRFLTTRATPPTPRDPAAIGRHYLNLLRNRALIGVLFSTGARINEVLQLDVAQVQRQGVIVDAVRLTGKGRKRRAVYLNAPARAWLAAYLQARSAWFPAAPALFISHGPRGRGARLSDVSAWKIVKEAAEALAAQRQAEGAPEHEVKALLRVSPHSLRHFLAQAMLDEGADYKDLTAILGHSSAVVTEQYYARLGDERVLEIVETFAPRPATDFDSPPSRRHAARRVHDEQDDEL, via the coding sequence GTGGCATCGACTTCGCTCGCCATCGCCGCAGCTATCGCGCAGTGGCTAGCTGACCTGGCCGAGACGCGCAGCCCTGAAACGGTGGCATCCTACACCTACACGCTGCGCTCCTGGCAGCGCTGGCTGGTCAGCACGCAGCCTCAGGTGCAGCGACTAGATCAGCTCACCACTCCCCTGCTGCGTGCCTATGTCGAGCACCTGGCGGCACGTCGGCTCGACGATCGAACGCTGCACCACCATGTTGGTGTGTTGACGCGTTGGCTCGACGCGCTGATCAACAGCGGCGAACTGGCTGGCATTCCCAATCAGCGCGGGCGGCTGCTGACCGCCGCGGGCGTGCGCGCCGTGCTGACGCAGCGCCTGCCGCGGCCCACCCCCCCAGTGGCGCCGCGCGTGCCCAATCTGCAACGCCTGCCCGCCTACTACGATGCCGAGCTGCGCCGCTTTCTGACCACCCGCGCCACGCCGCCAACCCCGCGCGATCCCGCGGCGATTGGGCGGCACTACCTCAACCTGCTACGCAACCGAGCCCTGATCGGTGTGCTGTTCTCCACCGGCGCGCGGATCAACGAGGTGCTGCAGCTCGATGTGGCACAGGTTCAGCGCCAAGGCGTGATCGTGGATGCGGTACGGTTGACGGGTAAAGGCCGCAAGCGGCGTGCCGTGTACCTCAACGCCCCGGCGCGCGCCTGGCTGGCAGCGTACCTGCAGGCGCGCAGCGCCTGGTTTCCCGCTGCGCCAGCGCTGTTCATCTCGCACGGTCCGCGGGGGCGGGGCGCGCGCCTGTCGGATGTGTCGGCCTGGAAGATTGTCAAGGAGGCTGCCGAGGCATTAGCGGCGCAGCGCCAGGCCGAAGGGGCGCCAGAGCACGAGGTCAAGGCGCTGCTTCGTGTCTCGCCGCACAGCCTACGCCACTTCCTGGCCCAGGCCATGCTCGACGAGGGCGCCGACTACAAGGACCTCACAGCGATCCTCGGCCATAGCTCGGCGGTAGTCACGGAACAGTACTACGCCCGCCTGGGTGACGAGCGTGTGCTGGAGATCGTTGAAACCTTCGCACCCAGACCGGCGACTGACTTTGATTCTCCACCATCACGCCGCCATGCCGCGCGACGCGTGCACGATGAGCAGGACGACGAGCTATAG
- the aceK gene encoding bifunctional isocitrate dehydrogenase kinase/phosphatase: MPSMDEELLARQAATAIAAAYEAYQADFRAITRRARGRFERCDWHGLQDDAVARLDSYRAHLDRLLVVLRRLLATRFTDRALWQSLRAHYAALIAARPDSELAETFFNSLTRRVFATVGVDAALEFVRVAAPSPVLPADTTVARRYHATAPDAPLMLRLLADVPWSVPYADLPGDAQRVAAAVTAAVQTRWGDLAISAVELLRPVFFRNKGAYLIGRVCRGAECLPLVLPLLHDAAGIQVDAVLLSEDEASIVFSFTRSYFHVDVDRPRELVAFLRTIMPRKPIAELYTALGYHKHGKTEFYADLLRHLHAGDDCFEIARGERGMVMIVFTMPSYDVVFKVIRDRFAEPKTTTRQQVMARYQLVFHHDRAGRLVDAQEFEHLTFDRRRFHPALLEELLTGAAQSVHLIGEQVHIRHLYTERRVTPLNLFVQEADEQAARRVVIDYGRCLKDLAAANIFPGDILLKNFGVTRHGRVVFYDYDELCLLTDCRFRELPLPRDDEEALAGEPWFAVGEGDVFPAELQLFLGLREPYRSLFHAHHADLFTVDFWQTMQQRCAAGELPDIFPYDECRRLRQP, from the coding sequence ATGCCTTCCATGGATGAGGAGTTGCTGGCGCGGCAGGCGGCCACCGCCATCGCCGCAGCCTACGAAGCCTATCAGGCTGATTTCCGTGCCATCACGCGCCGCGCGCGAGGGCGCTTCGAGCGCTGCGACTGGCATGGCCTCCAGGACGATGCCGTGGCGCGGCTGGATAGCTACCGCGCGCATCTGGATCGGCTGCTGGTCGTGCTGCGGCGGCTGTTGGCTACGCGCTTCACCGACCGCGCGCTGTGGCAATCGTTGCGCGCGCACTACGCCGCGCTGATCGCGGCACGGCCCGACAGTGAGCTGGCCGAAACGTTCTTCAATTCGCTCACCCGGCGGGTGTTCGCTACGGTGGGTGTGGATGCCGCCCTGGAGTTCGTGCGCGTCGCTGCCCCGTCGCCAGTGCTGCCCGCCGACACGACGGTAGCGCGCCGGTACCATGCAACGGCGCCCGATGCGCCGCTGATGCTGCGCCTCCTGGCGGATGTACCCTGGAGCGTGCCCTATGCCGATCTGCCCGGCGATGCCCAACGCGTCGCCGCAGCGGTCACGGCAGCCGTCCAGACGCGCTGGGGTGATCTCGCCATCAGTGCGGTTGAGCTGCTGCGGCCGGTTTTCTTCCGTAACAAGGGCGCGTATCTGATCGGTCGCGTCTGTCGCGGCGCCGAGTGCCTGCCGTTGGTGTTGCCGCTGCTGCATGATGCCGCGGGCATTCAGGTTGATGCCGTGCTGTTGAGCGAGGATGAGGCCAGCATCGTCTTCAGCTTCACGCGCTCCTACTTCCATGTCGATGTTGATCGCCCACGTGAGCTGGTAGCATTCCTGCGCACGATCATGCCGCGTAAGCCCATCGCCGAGCTGTACACCGCGCTGGGCTATCACAAACACGGCAAGACCGAGTTCTATGCCGATCTGTTGCGTCACCTGCACGCTGGCGACGACTGCTTCGAGATCGCGCGCGGTGAGCGCGGCATGGTGATGATCGTCTTCACCATGCCGTCCTACGATGTGGTGTTCAAAGTGATCCGCGATCGCTTCGCCGAGCCCAAGACCACCACGCGCCAGCAGGTGATGGCGCGCTATCAGCTCGTGTTTCACCACGATCGCGCCGGACGGCTGGTCGATGCCCAGGAGTTTGAGCACCTGACCTTTGACCGACGGCGCTTTCACCCCGCGCTGCTCGAGGAACTGTTGACCGGGGCGGCGCAGAGCGTGCACCTGATCGGGGAACAGGTCCACATCCGCCATCTCTACACCGAGCGCCGCGTGACGCCGCTGAACCTCTTTGTACAGGAAGCGGACGAACAGGCAGCACGGCGCGTGGTGATCGACTACGGCCGCTGCCTCAAGGATCTGGCGGCGGCCAACATCTTTCCGGGTGACATCCTGCTCAAGAACTTCGGCGTGACGCGCCATGGTCGTGTGGTGTTCTACGACTACGATGAGCTGTGCCTGCTGACCGACTGCCGCTTTCGCGAGCTGCCCTTGCCCCGCGATGACGAGGAGGCGCTGGCCGGCGAGCCCTGGTTTGCCGTAGGCGAGGGCGATGTGTTTCCCGCCGAGCTGCAGCTGTTTCTGGGCCTGCGCGAGCCCTACCGCAGTCTGTTCCACGCTCACCACGCCGATCTGTTCACCGTGGATTTCTGGCAGACGATGCAGCAGCGCTGCGCTGCCGGTGAGCTGCCCGATATTTTTCCCTACGACGAGTGCCGACGGTTGCGGCAGCCCTAG
- a CDS encoding MFS transporter — protein MDRPPESALRPLQRSVRAALLFVVMLGVVSLLSDVTYEGARSITGPYLATLGASAALVGLVAGLGELLGYGLRLVSGYVSDRTRQYWPITILGYVVNLVAVPLLALAGSWPLAALLIVAERIGKAIRTPARDALLAQATQKLGHGWGFGLHEALDQIGALLGPLLVAAVLARQAEYRLGFAVLALPALLALLALLIARLLYPQPQDRAPTTPPLRTEGLERRFWLYLAAVALLAAGFADFPLIAYHLERVALAPARLIPLLYAMAMGTDALAALIFGRLFDRLGLAVLLAATLVAALVPGLVFLGGFWLATLGVALWGVALGAQESIMRAALAGMVPAQRRGTAYGVFNAAYGVCWFLGSLTIGLLYDRSLTALVVVATGLQLAAVPLLWSVRRPPPAAAV, from the coding sequence ATGGATCGGCCTCCCGAAAGCGCGCTGCGTCCACTGCAGCGCAGCGTCCGCGCGGCCCTGCTGTTTGTCGTCATGCTGGGCGTCGTCAGTCTGCTGTCCGATGTCACATACGAGGGGGCGCGCAGCATCACCGGTCCCTACCTGGCGACGTTGGGCGCGAGCGCGGCGCTGGTTGGGCTGGTGGCCGGCCTGGGCGAGCTGCTCGGCTATGGGCTACGGCTGGTGTCGGGCTATGTCAGCGATCGCACCCGGCAGTACTGGCCGATCACCATCCTTGGCTATGTGGTCAATCTGGTGGCGGTGCCGCTGCTGGCGCTGGCCGGCTCCTGGCCGCTCGCTGCGCTGCTGATCGTCGCCGAACGCATCGGCAAGGCGATCCGCACGCCGGCGCGTGACGCGCTGCTGGCCCAGGCAACCCAGAAGCTCGGTCACGGTTGGGGCTTCGGGCTGCACGAAGCGCTGGATCAAATCGGCGCGCTGCTTGGCCCACTGCTGGTGGCGGCAGTGCTCGCTCGGCAGGCGGAGTATCGGCTCGGCTTTGCGGTGCTGGCACTACCCGCGCTGCTGGCGCTGCTGGCATTGCTGATCGCCCGGCTGCTGTATCCGCAACCGCAGGATCGAGCGCCCACCACTCCGCCGCTGAGGACAGAAGGCTTGGAGCGCCGCTTTTGGCTCTACCTGGCTGCCGTCGCATTGCTTGCCGCCGGCTTTGCCGACTTTCCGCTGATCGCCTATCACCTTGAACGCGTCGCGCTGGCACCGGCACGCTTGATCCCGCTGCTGTACGCCATGGCCATGGGCACGGATGCGCTGGCTGCGCTGATCTTTGGCCGACTCTTCGATCGTCTGGGACTGGCGGTGCTGCTGGCCGCCACGCTGGTGGCGGCGCTGGTGCCTGGACTGGTGTTTCTGGGCGGGTTCTGGCTCGCGACGCTTGGCGTGGCGCTGTGGGGCGTAGCGCTGGGCGCGCAGGAATCGATCATGCGCGCGGCGTTGGCCGGCATGGTGCCGGCTCAGCGGCGGGGTACCGCCTATGGCGTGTTCAATGCCGCCTACGGCGTGTGCTGGTTCCTGGGTTCGCTCACCATCGGCCTGCTCTACGACCGATCGCTGACTGCGCTGGTTGTCGTGGCGACCGGTCTCCAGCTTGCCGCCGTGCCGCTGCTCTGGAGCGTGCGTCGCCCGCCCCCGGCGGCAGCGGTGTGA